One part of the Mariniflexile litorale genome encodes these proteins:
- a CDS encoding NAD(P)H-binding protein, with the protein MNKTAIILGATGLTGNLLLHKLIKDERYTTIKLFSRSKIEGLPDKVVQFIGDLFELETFKADFTANEVYCCIGTTAKKTPDKAGYKQIDYGIPVHAAQLSKENSIPTFLVISAMGANKNSSVFYNKTKGEMEHDVLQQNIKNTFILRPSLIGGDRRERRVLERIGLGLFKIIQPLFIGKLKKYKIINAESIAQAMIHLANSKSNAEVIITSNDIKRIAKNK; encoded by the coding sequence ATGAATAAAACAGCCATTATATTAGGAGCTACAGGGCTTACAGGTAATTTATTACTTCATAAATTAATAAAAGATGAACGCTACACTACCATTAAATTGTTTTCACGTTCAAAAATTGAAGGCCTGCCTGATAAAGTCGTGCAATTTATAGGTGATCTATTCGAGTTAGAGACATTTAAAGCTGATTTCACCGCAAACGAAGTATATTGTTGTATTGGTACCACTGCTAAAAAAACACCCGATAAGGCAGGTTATAAACAAATAGATTATGGCATCCCTGTACATGCCGCTCAACTTTCAAAAGAAAATAGCATCCCTACTTTTTTAGTCATCTCGGCCATGGGTGCCAATAAAAATAGCAGCGTGTTTTATAATAAAACTAAAGGAGAAATGGAACACGATGTATTACAACAAAACATAAAAAATACTTTTATACTAAGACCGTCTTTAATTGGTGGAGATCGTCGTGAGCGTAGAGTACTAGAAAGAATAGGTTTGGGGCTATTTAAAATAATACAGCCTTTATTTATTGGAAAATTAAAGAAATACAAAATAATTAATGCTGAAAGTATCGCACAAGCTATGATACATTTAGCCAATAGTAAAAGTAATGCCGAAGTGATAATTACTTCAAACGATATTAAAAGAATCGCAAAAAACAAATAA
- a CDS encoding TetR/AcrR family transcriptional regulator: MAKLQKSIDKRNALIKATIELVNNNGFHATPMSKIAKMANVSPATIYLYFENKQDLVNKTYIDVKAAYTNYAFETYDENMSVETGFELIWKRIADFKLKECEHAMFLAQCDNTPMIDEPSRQEGIKHLQPLLDLWTRGKKEGIIKPISDYLLYAYAINPLSFLMINQKRGSFQLDKTHIEEAYQSAWSSIKVNK, translated from the coding sequence ATGGCAAAACTTCAAAAAAGCATCGATAAGCGTAACGCACTTATAAAGGCAACGATTGAGTTAGTAAACAATAATGGTTTTCATGCGACGCCTATGAGCAAAATTGCAAAAATGGCAAATGTGTCTCCTGCGACTATTTATTTATATTTTGAGAATAAGCAAGATTTAGTAAACAAAACATATATAGATGTAAAAGCAGCATATACAAACTATGCTTTTGAAACCTACGATGAAAACATGTCTGTTGAAACTGGTTTTGAACTTATATGGAAACGTATTGCCGATTTTAAACTAAAAGAATGTGAACATGCCATGTTTTTAGCTCAATGTGATAATACACCCATGATAGACGAACCTAGTAGACAAGAAGGGATAAAACATTTACAACCCCTACTCGACCTTTGGACGCGTGGTAAAAAAGAAGGCATAATAAAACCGATATCAGATTACTTATTGTATGCCTATGCTATAAATCCATTATCATTTTTAATGATTAATCAAAAAAGAGGTTCTTTTCAATTAGATAAAACACATATAGAAGAAGCTTATCAATCTGCTTGGAGCAGTATTAAAGTAAATAAATAA
- a CDS encoding SDR family oxidoreductase, with amino-acid sequence MEHVLVAGANGTTGKKIIELLKSSQYFIPIAMVRTIEQKKNFENQHVKTVLGDLEKDISHTIIDIDKVIFAAGSGGKKVKEVDQEGAKKLIKASTEAQVKKFVMLSSMGADNPEASAELKDYLTAKHNADMYLKDSGLNYAIVRPGSLNNKKGDGKIELAKSLNKSGEITRDDVAQTLVRALHDDTANNTTFEILQGNTLVGKAFDAIE; translated from the coding sequence ATGGAACATGTATTAGTAGCAGGTGCGAATGGCACCACTGGAAAAAAAATTATAGAACTCTTAAAATCGTCTCAGTATTTCATACCAATAGCGATGGTAAGAACCATTGAGCAAAAGAAAAATTTTGAAAATCAACATGTAAAGACTGTTCTTGGTGATTTAGAAAAAGATATATCACACACTATTATAGATATAGATAAAGTGATTTTTGCTGCCGGATCTGGAGGAAAAAAAGTAAAAGAAGTCGATCAAGAAGGTGCAAAGAAATTAATTAAAGCATCGACAGAAGCTCAGGTTAAAAAATTTGTCATGTTAAGTTCTATGGGCGCAGATAACCCAGAAGCTTCAGCGGAACTTAAAGATTATCTAACGGCCAAGCATAATGCCGATATGTATTTAAAAGACTCTGGACTTAATTATGCCATCGTGAGACCTGGAAGCTTAAATAATAAAAAAGGGGATGGGAAAATAGAATTGGCAAAATCATTAAATAAATCTGGTGAGATTACACGAGATGATGTGGCCCAAACTTTAGTAAGAGCACTGCATGATGATACCGCTAATAATACAACCTTTGAAATTCTTCAAGGAAACACTTTAGTTGGAAAAGCATTTGACGCTATAGAGTAA
- a CDS encoding NAD-dependent succinate-semialdehyde dehydrogenase — MKTETHKNTFKTKNPSNGKDLASYTYMSKNDVEEIVQSAQTAFLNWRLKSHEDRGKVIKAIGEELQKRKSDVTELMTDEMGKLLKQSHQEVDTCTAICNHCATHAPTILKNETRELATGGKGIITYAPLGIIYGIQPWNYPSYQVIRYAIANLMAGNSVLLKHASNVTGTAKLLESIFKDAGLPKGLFTVLIIDHEQSNQLIEHELIRGITLTGSPGAGKIIGEKAGAQLKKTVLELGSNDAYLILEDADIENAVEESVKGRIYNNGETCIAAKRFIAVDAVYETFKNAFVKAMSELKLGDPKNEDTELGPMAREDLRNKIHEQVTNSVKKGAKILCGGQLPYTDGYFYPATILEHVEPGQPAYEDELFGPVASLIRAKDEEDAMRIANDSKFGLGGGIFSKDEDRAIALAQNYFDTGMVFINSFGLATPNMPFGGVKNSGYGREHGGFGMKEFVNIKSILIR; from the coding sequence ATGAAAACCGAAACACATAAAAACACATTTAAAACTAAAAACCCATCAAATGGAAAGGATTTGGCATCTTATACTTATATGTCAAAAAATGACGTTGAGGAGATTGTACAAAGTGCCCAAACTGCCTTTTTAAATTGGCGATTAAAGTCTCATGAAGACCGAGGTAAGGTTATTAAAGCTATTGGAGAAGAACTCCAAAAGCGTAAATCGGATGTTACAGAATTAATGACCGATGAAATGGGTAAATTATTAAAACAAAGTCATCAAGAGGTCGATACGTGTACTGCCATTTGTAACCACTGCGCCACACATGCACCTACGATCTTGAAAAATGAAACGCGCGAACTCGCAACGGGAGGAAAAGGGATTATTACCTACGCACCTCTTGGCATTATTTACGGCATTCAACCTTGGAATTATCCATCATATCAAGTTATTAGATATGCTATAGCAAATTTAATGGCAGGTAATAGCGTGCTTTTAAAACATGCATCCAATGTAACAGGAACTGCTAAGTTATTAGAATCAATATTTAAAGATGCTGGCTTACCTAAAGGATTATTTACAGTTCTGATAATTGATCATGAACAATCCAATCAACTTATAGAACACGAATTAATACGTGGCATTACTTTAACAGGAAGTCCTGGTGCTGGTAAAATTATTGGAGAAAAAGCAGGTGCACAATTGAAAAAAACAGTATTAGAATTAGGAAGTAACGATGCTTATTTAATATTGGAAGATGCCGATATAGAAAATGCGGTTGAAGAATCGGTAAAAGGGCGCATTTATAATAATGGAGAAACCTGTATTGCCGCCAAACGATTTATAGCTGTAGATGCTGTTTATGAAACATTCAAAAATGCTTTTGTTAAAGCCATGTCTGAATTAAAACTAGGCGATCCAAAAAATGAAGATACCGAACTTGGGCCTATGGCACGAGAAGATTTAAGAAATAAAATACATGAACAAGTTACTAACAGTGTTAAAAAGGGTGCGAAGATATTATGTGGAGGACAACTTCCCTATACCGATGGTTATTTTTACCCTGCAACGATTCTGGAACATGTAGAACCTGGGCAACCTGCTTATGAGGACGAATTATTTGGACCTGTAGCCTCTCTAATACGCGCAAAAGATGAAGAAGATGCCATGCGTATTGCAAATGATAGTAAGTTTGGACTTGGTGGTGGTATCTTTTCAAAAGACGAAGACCGTGCCATAGCCTTGGCTCAAAATTATTTTGATACTGGAATGGTGTTTATCAATTCTTTCGGTTTAGCTACACCCAATATGCCTTTCGGAGGTGTTAAAAATTCGGGGTATGGAAGGGAACACGGTGGTTTTGGAATGAAGGAGTTTGTGAATATTAAATCGATTTTAATAAGATAA
- a CDS encoding LLM class flavin-dependent oxidoreductase, which yields MKNQHTFYSILDLALVSKGQSLKETYNNALQLAQHAEAYGYTRYWLAEHHNAPNIGSSATSVLIGYVAQGTNTLRIGSGGIMLPNHSPLIIAEQFGTLASLYPGRIDLGLGRAPGTDRETAEAIRSDFMHAAHAFPDELEKIQTYFSLENSRSKVRATVAEGVDVPIYILGSSTDSAHLAAKKGLPYAFASHFATTHLWEALDIYRNEFQPSSDLKKPYVMAGVNIIVTDTDEEAQRLSTSLIRMIVGIFTGKRDYVQPPTAFTDELKEVMQNPQVHQMLKYSFIGSKATVKDQITTFMKQTQADELIAVTHIYDVKDRIRSYELFAEIMKELNETV from the coding sequence ATGAAAAATCAACATACATTTTATTCCATTTTAGATCTTGCTTTAGTTTCTAAAGGTCAATCTCTAAAAGAAACTTATAATAATGCCCTTCAATTGGCGCAACATGCCGAAGCGTATGGTTACACCCGCTATTGGTTGGCAGAACACCATAATGCACCCAATATTGGGAGTAGTGCCACCTCGGTATTAATAGGATATGTGGCCCAAGGCACTAACACGCTTCGCATTGGTTCTGGTGGGATTATGCTCCCTAACCACTCCCCATTAATTATTGCCGAACAATTTGGTACTTTGGCATCTTTGTATCCTGGCCGTATTGATCTGGGCTTGGGTAGAGCCCCAGGAACCGACAGAGAAACCGCAGAAGCCATTCGTTCCGATTTTATGCACGCTGCTCATGCGTTTCCTGATGAATTAGAAAAAATACAAACCTATTTTTCTTTAGAGAATTCAAGATCTAAAGTACGTGCCACTGTAGCGGAAGGGGTAGACGTGCCTATTTATATATTAGGTTCCAGTACAGATAGTGCACATTTAGCTGCAAAAAAAGGCTTGCCTTATGCCTTTGCTAGTCATTTTGCCACCACCCATTTATGGGAGGCGCTAGATATTTACCGGAATGAGTTTCAACCATCATCCGATTTAAAAAAACCTTATGTTATGGCAGGGGTAAATATTATTGTAACAGATACCGATGAAGAAGCGCAACGTTTATCAACCTCCTTAATCCGCATGATTGTTGGCATCTTTACAGGTAAGCGCGATTATGTACAGCCCCCTACAGCTTTTACCGATGAGCTTAAAGAGGTGATGCAAAATCCTCAAGTACACCAAATGCTAAAGTATTCTTTTATAGGTAGTAAAGCCACCGTTAAGGATCAGATCACAACATTTATGAAACAAACGCAAGCCGACGAACTGATTGCAGTCACTCATATTTATGATGTTAAAGATAGGATTCGCTCTTATGAATTATTTGCCGAGATTATGAAGGAGTTAAATGAAACTGTGTAA